A portion of the Juglans microcarpa x Juglans regia isolate MS1-56 chromosome 1D, Jm3101_v1.0, whole genome shotgun sequence genome contains these proteins:
- the LOC121267025 gene encoding probable receptor-like protein kinase At2g23200: MEKLRFHQLHTPLFALLFYLLHFSSLQFLSMADYSLPDKYFINCGSATNVYTGQRNFVGDLNSGDSTSNSISFTDQNRVAINSDQSSTASPLYQTARVFLHNSSYEFDIDTNGTYFVRLHFFAFSSPSTPTDLSTALFDVWTSGFSLLLNFTAKTSSDSPIIKEFLLSILNPGKFKVYFVPRGSSFAFINAMEVFLAPDDLINDTARHVTAAGSTNDYKGVLSKALHTIYRINVGGPNVKPESDTLLRNWVPDSDYIYNPDKAKVVTQSSSPNYQPGFASRYTAPDIVYQTARKMDTNSTTQADFFNITWGFNVRKNARHLVRVHFCDIVGTSVNVLRFNLYIYGRFNKIIDSYEYVVELNIPFYDKFMVDSDDSGTMNISIGPRDDSPEINAYLNGLEIMEILETSGSVPAVSERKNKHTFLVVVSVLGGLVLICILAVGFFLVFKCRKEKPGENSDWSPIPVFGVGSTHSRATEGTTNGSLLPNFNLALKVPLAEILYATNNFDTRLLIGKGGFGNVYRGTLRHGQKIAVKRSEPGSNQGFPEFQTEIMVLSKIRHRHLVSLIGYCEERSEMILVYEFMEKGTLKDHIYASDLPRLSWKQRLEICIGAARGLQYLHKGSAGGIIHRDVKSTNILLDEHYVAKVADFGLSKTGPLDETHVSTIVKGTFGYLDPEYIRSQQLTEKSDVYAFGVVLLEVLCARPAINAMLSGKQVNLAEWAMLCKKEGTLEEIVDPSLKGQIDPNSQRRFIETAEKCLQELGADRPTMDDVVWDLEYALQLQQTAMRREPHEDSAVDGLAGLALPNVQRLASFSITMDESDMPVMMDDGSYVKACDVFSQMKIDDAR, encoded by the coding sequence ATGGAAAAGCTTAGGTTCCACCAACTCCATACGCCTCTGTTTGCCCTTCTTTTTTATCTCCTCCACTTCTCATCCCTCCAGTTTCTATCCATGGCAGATTACTCTCTCCCAGATAAGTATTTCATCAATTGCGGCTCTGCTACCAACGTCTACACCGGCCAACGGAATTTCGTCGGGGATTTGAATTCCGGTGACTCGACTTCCAATTCCATTTCCTTTACAGATCAGAACAGAGTCGCGATTAACAGCGACCAGTCTTCAACTGCATCACCTCTGTATCAGACAGCAAGAGTTTTTTTGCACAACTCTTCGTATGAGTTCGATATCGACACTAATGGTACTTATTTTGTTCGCCTCCATTTCTTTGCTTTCTCCTCCCCAAGTACTCCAACTGATCTCTCCACAGCGCTTTTTGACGTCTGGACTTCCGGGTTCTCACTGTTGCTTAATTTCACTGCCAAAACCAGTAGCGACTCTCCTATAATAAAGGAATTCTTACTTAGCATACTCAATCCTGGCAAATTTAAAGTGTATTTTGTTCCTCGGGGATCATCGTTTGCATTTATAAATGCCATGGAAGTCTTCCTTGCCCCTGACGATCTGATCAATGATACAGCCCGACATGTTACTGCTGCAGGAAGCACCAATGATTACAAGGGTGTGCTGTCTAAGGCTTTACACACCATTTACAGGATAAATGTTGGAGGCCCTAATGTCAAACCGGAAAGCGACACGCTATTGAGAAACTGGGTTCCGGACAGCGACTACATCTATAATCCAGACAAGGCAAAGGTTGTAACCCAATCCAGTAGCCCTAATTACCAACCGGGTTTTGCCAGTCGGTATACTGCTCCTGATATTGTCTACCAGACTGCACGAAAGATGGATACCAATTCTACCACGCAAGCTGATTTTTTCAACATAACCTGGGGTTTTAATGTGCGTAAGAATGCTAGACACCTCGTTCGTGTTCACTTCTGTGACATTGTTGGGACATCAGTTAATGTTCTAAGATTCAATCTTTATATTtatggtaggttcaacaagatAATCGATTCCTACGAGTATGTTGTCGAGTTAAATATTCCATTCTATGACAAATTTATGGTTGATTCTGATGATTCGGGAACTATGAATATAAGTATAGGCCCTAGGGATGATTCTCCTGAAATAAATGCCTATCTGAATGGGCTAGAAATAATGGAGATACTGGAGACGTCGGGTTCAGTTCCTGCAGTGAGTGAGCGGAAGAACAAACATACTTTTCTTGTAGTTGTTTCGGTGCTTGGAGGGTTGGTTCTAATCTGCATTTTGGCAGTTGGattctttttggttttcaaaTGCAGGAAGGAAAAGCCAGGGGAAAACTCGGACTGGTCACCAATACCTGTATTTGGAGTTGGGAGTACGCACAGCAGGGCGACTGAGGGAACCACAAATGGCTCCCTTCTGCCTAATTTTAATCTCGCATTGAAGGTACCTCTTGCTGAAATCCTATATGCGACAAACAACTTCGACACGAGGTTGCTGATTGGTAAGGGTGGCTTTGGGAATGTCTATAGGGGAACTCTCAGACATGGCCAAAAAATTGCTGTGAAACGGAGTGAGCCAGGGTCAAACCAAGGCTTCCCAGAATTCCAAACGGAAATCATGGTTCTTTCCAAAATTCGCCACCGCCATCTTGTTTCCTTGATTGGGTATTGTGAGGAGAGATCTGAGATGATACTTGTCTATGAGTTCATGGAAAAGGGGACTTTAAAGGATCATATATATGCTTCAGATTTGCCTCGTTTGTCTTGGAAGCAAAGGCTTGAGATATGCATTGGTGCAGCAAGGGGTCTTCAATACCTCCACAAAGGTTCAGCTGGGGGAATAATACACCGTGATGTCAAGTCCACTAATATCTTGCTTGATGAACATTATGTTGCTAAAGTTGCGGACTTTGGCCTCTCGAAAACAGGTCCTCTTGATGAGACCCATGTCAGTACAATTGTCAAAGGCACGTTTGGTTATCTCGATCCTGAGTATATTAGGTCCCAACAGTTGACGGAAAAATCTGATGTGTATGCATTTGGAGTGGTTCTTCTCGAGGTGCTATGTGCACGGCCAGCAATTAATGCCATGCTTTCCGGGAAGCAAGTGAATTTGGCTGAATGGGCAATGCTCTGCAAGAAGGAAGGGACGCTTGAAGAGATTGTTGATCCTTCCCTCAAGGGTCAGATTGATCCAAACTCCCAAAGAAGATTTATTGAGACGGCAGAGAAATGTTTACAAGAATTAGGCGCTGATCGCCCCACCATGGATGATGTGGTCTGGGACTTGGAATATGCATTACAGCTTCAGCAAACTGCAATGCGGAGAGAACCACATGAGGACAGTGCAGTCGATGGTTTAGCAGGATTGGCATTGCCCAATGTACAGCGGTTGGCTTCATTTAGCATTACGATGGATGAAAGCGATATGCCTGTTATGATGGATGATGGCTCCTACGTTAAAGCATGTGATGTTTTCTCCCAGATGAAAATCGATGACGCCAGATAA